A part of Cannabis sativa cultivar Pink pepper isolate KNU-18-1 chromosome 6, ASM2916894v1, whole genome shotgun sequence genomic DNA contains:
- the LOC133039345 gene encoding uncharacterized protein LOC133039345: MWVIWTDRNKIIHGNKNKDATALALHATTYMNNYIKATSTQDPIATLSPHSAVNHLNTAATSTNSAAFKTRPTEGIPWKPPSLHKLKLNVDAAVNTVDKILGVGAIVRDHDGQVVAALSKPIQGCFRSDEMEAKALFHALNWITQLDLEIDYVETDALRVSSAINHASSDLSAFSDLILDVRCLLSFFPGIVVSHVKRNANQAAHGLAKYALGLDVDTCWRGEIPTPIFSVVVNDC; the protein is encoded by the coding sequence ATGTGGGTGATATGGACTGACCGCAACAAAATAATACATGGAAATAAGAATAAAGATGCTACTGCTCTGGCTTTACATGCAACAACATATATGAACAACTATATAAAAGCTACCAGTACACAAGATCCTATTGCAACTCTATCTCCACATTCTGCTGTCAATCATTTGAATACTGCTGCTACTTCTACAAATTCTGCTGCATTCAAGACCCGACCAACAGAGGGCATTCCATGGAAGCCACCTTCACTTCACAAGTTGAAGCTTAATGTTGATGCTGCGGTCAATACTGTCGACAAAATTCTTGGCGTTGGAGCAATTGTTAGAGATCATGATGGTCAGGTAGTCGCTGCTTTATCGAAGCCAATTCAAGGATGCTTTAGATCAGACGAAATGGAGGCGAAAGCTCTCTTTCATGCACTAAATTGGATCACGCAACTCGATTTGGAAATCGATTATGTTGAGACTGATGCTCTTCGTGTTTCCTCAGCAATCAATCATGCATCCTCAGATTTATCTGCTTTTTCTGATTTAATTTTAGATGTCCGTTGTCTTCTTTCCTTTTTCCCAGGCATTGTTGTTTCTCATGTTAAGAGAAATGCTAACCAAGCTGCTCATGGTTTAGCAAAATATGCTCTTGGGTTGGATGTAGACACTTGTTGGAGAGGAGAAATTCCTACTCCTATTTTCTCTGTTGTTGTAAACGATTGTTGA